GGTCTCGTGTATCGTGATTGGCAGTGGCCGTTCTCGAAGCGCGCGATCTGCGCAGGCGCTACCGTCGCGGAGACACCGAGGTCATCGCCCTCGACGGCGTCGGCCTGACCCTGGACGCCGGGGCCTTCGTGGCGGTGGTCGGCCCGTCCGGCTGCGGGAAGTCGACCCTGCTGCACCTGTGCGGTGCGATGGACCGCCCGACGGCGGGGGAGGTGCGGCTCGAAGGGCGTTCGCTGGCCGCGCTCGACGACGATGCGCTGACACGGCTGCGGCGCGAGCGGGTCGGCTTCGTGTTCCAGTTCTTCAACCTGCTGCCCACCCTGACGGTGGCCGAGAACATCGGGCTGCCGCTGCTGCTCGCCGGTCGCGAGCCGTCCGACTCGATCGCGCGGGCGGGCGAGTGGGCCGAGCGGGTCGGCATCTCCCACCGCCTCGACCACGCGCCGGCGCAGCTCTCCGGCGGGGAGGCCCAGCGGGCGGCGATTGCGCGGGCCGTCGTGCACGAGCCCGCCCTGCTCGTCGCGGACGAGCCGACCGGCAACCTGGACAGCGAGAACGGGCGACGCATTCTCGATCTGCTGCAGGACGTCAATCGCCGGTCCGGGGCGGCCCTGCTGCTCGCCACCCACGACGCGGCGGTGGCCGCGGCGGCGGATCGGACGGTCGCGATGCGCGACGGACGCATCGCGGGCGTCGAGTCGCGTCGTGACGGGCACGAGGATCCCTCGGTCCTGGAGCTGGCCGCGGCGGGCTCGACGGGTTCCGAGCCGTGACGGCAGGACGGCCGTCGACGCCCGACAAGACGTCTCCGGCGCCCGCCGGGCTGTTCCGCGCCTTCATCGCCAGGAGCCTCCTGCAGCAGCCGTTGCGGAGCGCGGCCACCGTCGCGAGCCTCGCTGTCGGCGTCGCGGTCGTCGTGGCCATCCAGCTCGCCAACGCCAGCTCCGTGCGCGGCTTTTCGACCGCCCTCGACGCGCTGGCCGGACGGACGTCGCTGGAGATCGCGGTGCCGGGCGTCGGCCTCGACGAGACCCGTTTGGCCGACCTGGGATGGCTGCGGGAGTACGGCCTCGTCAGTCCGGTGATCGACGCCGACGTGCTGCTGGAGATCGCTCCGGCCGGTGGGGACCCGGTCCTGGAGGCGGTGCGGCTGCTCGGCGTGGACATCCTCCGCGACCGTCCGTTCAGGGACTATCCGCTGGTCGACGGCGACACGCCGCGTGCGGTGACGACGCAGGGCTTCCTGGACCTGCTCACCGATCCGGAGTCGGTCATCCTGACCCGGCGGTTCACCCGCCGCCACGGGCTCGACGTCGGCGACAGGGTCGCTCTGGTCGTCGGCGAGCGGGCGTCGGCGCTGCGCGTGGCGGGGATTCTCGGCGACGAGGGTCCGGCCAGCGTCCTCGACGGCGGCTTCGCGCTGATGGACGTCGCGGCGGCGCAGTGGGCCGTCGGACGCCTCGGGAGGGTCGACCGGGTCGACGTGCGGCTGGCCGACGGCGTCGACGTCGCGCGGGCCGAGCAGGAGATTGCGTCCCGGCTGCCCGCCGGGATCGCGGTCCGGCGCCCGTCGTCGCGGGGCGCCGAGGTGGAACGTATGCTGCGCGCGTTTCAGTTCAACCTGACCGCGCTCAGCCTGATCGCGCTCCTCGTCGGCCTCTTCCTGGTCTACAACACCGTATCGGTATCCGTCATCACGCGCCGCCGCGAGATCGGTCTGCTGCGGACGCTCGGCGTCACCCGCCGCGCCGTGGTCGGGCTGTTCCTGGGGGAGGCGGGCGCGCTCGCGCTGCTCGGCTGCACGTTGGGTGCGCCGCTCGGCTGGCTGCTGGCGCACGGCGCGGTCCGGCTGACCTCCTCCACCGTCAGCCAGTTCTGGATCGTGTCGTCGGCCACGGTGCCGCCGCTCGAGCCGCGGATGGTGATGCTGGCGTTCGCGGTCGGCCTGCCCCTCGCGCTCGTCGCGGCGGCGGCGCCGGCCCTCGAGGCGGCGCGGCTGGACCCGCTGGCCGCGGTGCGCGGCGACGACGACCTGGACGCGCGGACGCGCCTGCGGCGCCGGTTCATCGCCGGCCCGCTGGCGCTGTTCGCGGCCGGCGCCTGGCTCGCGGCGCAGGGGCCGGTCGGCGGGTTGCCGGTCTTCGGGATGCTGGCGGCGCTGGCGGTCGTCCTGGGGGCCGGGATGGCGATGCCGGCGGTGCTGTTCGGATTCCGGCGGGCGTGCGGGACCGTCATGGCGCGCCGGCTGCGCGTGGAGGGGCGGCTGGCCCATGCCAATCTGGGCGCCGCGATTCCCAGGCTCTCCATCTCCGTCGCCGCGCTCGCCGTCAGTCTGGCCATGATGGCGGCGATCGCCATCATGGTGGGCAGCTTTCGCGAGACCGTCGTCTACTGGATCGGACAGACGCTGCAGGCCGACCTCTTCGTCTCGGCCGCGCGGCAGTCGCCCCAAGCCGACCGCGGGGGGATCTCGGCCGCGACCGAGGCGCTCATCGCCGGCCATCCGGCGGTGGAGGCGATCGACGGGTTCATGGGGATGGACGTGCCCTACGGGGGCTCGACGATCACCGTGGGGGCGGGGCGCTTCGCCACGCGCATCGAGCGCGGCGGGCTGCAGTTCAAGGCGCCGGCCGACGGCGCGGCGGCGATGGCGGGCGCGATCGGCCGCGACCGCGTCGTCGTCTCCGAGGCGTTCTCGCTGCGGTACGACGCGGACGTCGGCGACCGGATCCGCCTGCCGACCGCCTCCGGCCCGACGCCGTTCGAGGTCTCGGCGGTCTACTTCGACTACTCCAGCGACCGCGGGCTGGTGGTGATGGACGCCGGCACCTTCGAGCGCCACTTCGGGCCGGAGCGGCCGAGCGGGCTGACCGTCTACCTGGCGCCCGGCGCCCGCGCCGAATCGGTTCGCGACGAGCTGCGCGCCGCTCTGGGTCCGGAGCGGCGCATCTTCATCACGACCAACGGGGACCTGCGCGCCACCGTGCTGCGCATCTTCGATGCCACGTTCGCCATCACCTACGCGCTCGAGGTCATCGCCATCGGCGTCTCGCTGTTCGGAATGGCCGCCACGCTGCTGACCCTGGTGCTGGAGCGCCGGCGGGAGATCGCGATGCTGCGGCTGGTGGGAGCGGACAGCCGCCAGCTCCGGCGCCTGATCGTGATCGAGGCGGGCGTGTTGGGCGCGTTGACGCAGGGCGTGGGGCTCGTGGTCGGTCTGGCCCTGTCGCTGATACTCATCTACGTGATCAACGTGCAGAGCTTCGGCTGGACCATCCAGTTCCACCTGCCGGTCGGGTTCCTGGCCCAGGCGACCGTCGCCGTCGTGGCCGCGGCGGCGCTCGCCGGCCTCTATCCGGCCCGGCTCGCCGCGCGGTTCGAGCTGGGAGACGCCGCCGGCACACCGGAGTAGGGCATCTACGGATTCCGAGGTCGATATCGCGTCAGCGGCACGACGAGCCGAAGCGGGCCAGCGGCGCCGGCATGACAGGATTGGCAACATGGGGAGACATGGAGGAAGGCGGCCCGGTGGCGGGAGCTTCGCGTGGGCGGCGGCCGTGGCTGGCGCGCTGATCGCGTCGGGCGTGCATATGGGGGGCCAGGAGGGGAGCCGCGACGGTGATCGGAGCGCCTGGAAGGCCGCCGATCCGGGCTATTCGCTGGTCTTTCCGCGCGACCATGCGGCGCATCCGGACCACCGCATCGAGTGGTGGTACTACACCGGCAACCTGCGCACGCCGGACGGCCGCAGGTTCGGCTACCAGCTCACGTTCTTTCGCTTCGGCGTCGACCGGGAGCCGCTGAACCCCTCGCGCTGGGCGGTGCGCGACCTGTACATGGCGCACTTCGCCGTGACGGATGTCGAACGTGGCCGGCACCACGTCGCCGAGCGGCTGAACCGCGCCGGCATCGGCTGGGCCGGGGCGAGCACCGAGACGCTGAACGTATGGAACGACGG
This genomic interval from Acidobacteriota bacterium contains the following:
- a CDS encoding ABC transporter ATP-binding protein codes for the protein MAVLEARDLRRRYRRGDTEVIALDGVGLTLDAGAFVAVVGPSGCGKSTLLHLCGAMDRPTAGEVRLEGRSLAALDDDALTRLRRERVGFVFQFFNLLPTLTVAENIGLPLLLAGREPSDSIARAGEWAERVGISHRLDHAPAQLSGGEAQRAAIARAVVHEPALLVADEPTGNLDSENGRRILDLLQDVNRRSGAALLLATHDAAVAAAADRTVAMRDGRIAGVESRRDGHEDPSVLELAAAGSTGSEP
- a CDS encoding FtsX-like permease family protein, producing the protein MTAGRPSTPDKTSPAPAGLFRAFIARSLLQQPLRSAATVASLAVGVAVVVAIQLANASSVRGFSTALDALAGRTSLEIAVPGVGLDETRLADLGWLREYGLVSPVIDADVLLEIAPAGGDPVLEAVRLLGVDILRDRPFRDYPLVDGDTPRAVTTQGFLDLLTDPESVILTRRFTRRHGLDVGDRVALVVGERASALRVAGILGDEGPASVLDGGFALMDVAAAQWAVGRLGRVDRVDVRLADGVDVARAEQEIASRLPAGIAVRRPSSRGAEVERMLRAFQFNLTALSLIALLVGLFLVYNTVSVSVITRRREIGLLRTLGVTRRAVVGLFLGEAGALALLGCTLGAPLGWLLAHGAVRLTSSTVSQFWIVSSATVPPLEPRMVMLAFAVGLPLALVAAAAPALEAARLDPLAAVRGDDDLDARTRLRRRFIAGPLALFAAGAWLAAQGPVGGLPVFGMLAALAVVLGAGMAMPAVLFGFRRACGTVMARRLRVEGRLAHANLGAAIPRLSISVAALAVSLAMMAAIAIMVGSFRETVVYWIGQTLQADLFVSAARQSPQADRGGISAATEALIAGHPAVEAIDGFMGMDVPYGGSTITVGAGRFATRIERGGLQFKAPADGAAAMAGAIGRDRVVVSEAFSLRYDADVGDRIRLPTASGPTPFEVSAVYFDYSSDRGLVVMDAGTFERHFGPERPSGLTVYLAPGARAESVRDELRAALGPERRIFITTNGDLRATVLRIFDATFAITYALEVIAIGVSLFGMAATLLTLVLERRREIAMLRLVGADSRQLRRLIVIEAGVLGALTQGVGLVVGLALSLILIYVINVQSFGWTIQFHLPVGFLAQATVAVVAAAALAGLYPARLAARFELGDAAGTPE